One window from the genome of Drosophila albomicans strain 15112-1751.03 chromosome 2L, ASM965048v2, whole genome shotgun sequence encodes:
- the LOC117563223 gene encoding cysteine protease ATG4B, which produces MLVSLYAQLTRRMDSVFEAYLGPDSILAGAMVNAVGSGEPEDIPKRNTDVWLLGKRYNAIQELDVIRRDIESRLWCTYRHGFVPLGEVQLTSDKGWGCMLRCGQMVLAQALIELHLGRDWFWTRDCRDATYLKIVQRFEDTRKSYYSLHQIALMGESQNKAVGEWLGPNTVAQILKILVRFDEWSSLLVHVAMDSTVVLDDIFERCQQPGEAWQPLLLIVPLRLGITDINPIYIPALKRCLELSSSCGMIGGRPNQALYFLGYVDDEVLYLDPHTTQRAGAVGQKTTQAEQELDESYHQRYAARLSFSAMDPSLAVCFLCKTREQFDELLQQLRQEVLNLSTPSLFEISQSRAVDWDTADDIEWPTMPDIDWPGSNTSDSESFAVLGGSGDVDSKPSAPI; this is translated from the exons ATGCTGGTTAGCTTATACGCGCAGTTAACACGCAGAATGGACAGCGTTTTTGAGGCTTATCTCGGTCCCGACAGCATCCTAGCAGGCGCCATGGTCAACGCTGTGGGCAGCGGAGAACCCGAGGACATCCCCAAACGCAACACGGATGTTTGGCTGCTCGGTAAACGCTACAACGCTATACAAG AACTGGACGTCATTCGCAGGGACATCGAATCCCGCTTGTGGTGCACCTATCGTCATGGATTTGTGCCGTTGGGTGAAGTGCAGCTGACCAGCGACAAGGGCTGGGGCTGCATGCTGCGCTGTGGCCAAATGGTGCTCGCCCAGGCCTTGattgaattgcatttgggTCGCGATTGGTTCTGGACGCGCGACTGTCGCGATGCCACCTATCTGAAGATTGTCCAAAGGTTCGAGGACACACGCAAAAGCTACTATTCATTGCATCAAATTGCCCTGATGGGGGAGTCACAGAACAAAGCGGTTGGGGAGTGGCTGGGACCCAACACCGTGGCGCAAATACTCAA aattctTGTGCGCTTCGATGAGTGGAGCTCACTGCTGGTGCACGTGGCCATGGACAGCACGGTGGTGCTGGATGATATAT TTGAACGCTGCCAACAACCGGGCGAGGCGTGGCAGCCTCTGCTGTTGATTGTGCCTCTACGCCTTGGTATCACCGACATCAATCCCATCTATATACCCGCCTTAAAGCGCTGCCTGGaactcagcagcagctgtggcatGATTGGCGGCCGTCCCAATCAGGCTCTGTATTTCCTCGGCTATGTGGACGATGAAGTTCTCTATTTGGATCCACATACCACACAGCGAGCTGGTGCTGTTGGTCAAAAGACAACGCAAGCCGAACAGGAGCTGGACGAGAGCTATCATCAGCGTTATGCGGCGCGTTTGAGTTTCAGTGCCATGGATCCATCGCTGGCCGTTTGTTTTCTGTGCAAGACACGCGAGCAATTCGatgagctgctgcagcagttgcgcCAAGAGGTGCTCAACCTCAGCACGCCATCGCTCTTCGAGATAAGTCAATCGCGTGCCGTCGATTGGGATACGGCGGATGACATCGAATGGCCCACAATGCCGGACATTGATTGGCCTGGCAGCAATACCAGCGACTCGGAATCATTTGCCGTGCTGG GCGGCAgcggcgacgtcgacagcaAACCCAGTGCCCCCATTTGA
- the LOC117563224 gene encoding serine/threonine-protein kinase NIM1 → MLSSEIATLECVHHPNILRLFEVVETLGRVYLVTEWIRGGELYNHITQGGPLREIHAAPLFKQLLLAVKHMHSLGYVHRDIKAENVLLLSEDRLKLADFGFSTQLINGANQKLDTFCGSPPYAAPELFSDDHYIGAPVDVWALGILLYFMVVGNMPFRAPTIPGLKAAILKGDYLLPGQLSLPCIRLIQRILIHVPAQRPTIDDMLNSQFVTLPKLSAELMQYELNLHTKPAKRTIFWVRKSQRLRKTASLRERYAEVVKKPAISMNTRQQNEMFVHSFLHPIEVGQPLDQPPGNAKELEANGGDSAKRSGPSRRYLFCGTLKKKITPIETEPEKQLSNGGPPAGKMNPWSVEVADDCPLFKNYDAETGSCVMLPTNTDDLSQLCALEFEARQLLAELGVSSQMLITATPSGPRSDIIGAYRIIVNRLQKQSWLARKHVEMALHLEPKQEKRIERQCCIL, encoded by the exons ATGCTATCCAGCGAGATAGCGACACTCGAGTGTGTTCATCATCCCAACATATTGAG GCTCTTTGAGGTGGTCGAGACACTGGGACGGGTTTATCTGGTCACAGAATGGATACGCGGAGGCGAGTTATACAACCACATCACCCAGGGAGGTCCACTGCGTGAGATTCATGCGGCGCCGCTCttcaagcagctgctgctcgctGTCAAGCACATG CACAGTCTCGGCTACGTGCATCGCGACATTAAGGCGGAGAATGTGCTTTTGCTCTCCGAGGATCGTCTTAAGCTCGCCGACTTTGGTTTCAGCACACAGCTCATTAATG GTGCCAATCAGAAGCTGGACACATTTTGTGGCTCGCCGCCTTATGCGGCTCCGGAGCTGTTCTCCGATGACCACTACATTGGAGCACCCGTGGATGTTTGGGCACTGGGCATTCTGCTCTACTTTATGGTGGTGGGCAATATGCCATTTCGTGCTCCGACCATACCTGGCCTCAAGGCAGCCATACTCAAAGGGGACTATCTGCTGCCCGGCCAGCTCAGCTTGCCCTGCATAAGACTAATCC AACGCATCTTGATCCATGTGCCCGCCCAGCGGCCCACTATCGATGACATGCTGAACAGCCAGTTTGTCACGCTGCCCAAGCTGAGCGCCGAGCTGATGCAGTACGAGCTCAATTTGCACACGAAGCCCGCCAAGCGAACCATTTTCTGGGTGCGCAAGTCGCAGCGCTTGAGGAAGACTGCTTCGCTAAGGGAACGCTATGCAGAGGTGGTGAAGAAGCCGGCGATTAGCATGAATACGCGGCAACAGAACGAGATGTTTGTGCACAGTTTTCTGCATCCCATCGAGGTGGGTCAACCACTCGACCAGCCGCCGGGCAACGCCAAGGAACTGGAGGCGAATGGTGGCGACTCCGCCAAACGGTCGGGACCAAGTCGTCGTTACTTGTTCTGCGGTACGCTGAAAAAGAAGATCACACCCATCGAAACGGAGCCGGAGAAACAGCTGTCGAATGGTGGACCGCCGGCAGGCAAAATGAATCCGTGGAGCGTCGAAGTCGCAGACGATTGTCCGCTGTTCAAGAACTACGATGCGGAGACGGGCAGCTGTGTCATGTTGCCCACGAACACCGATGATCTCAGTCAGCTGTGTGCTCTGGAGTTTGAGGCACGTCAACTGCTCGCTGAGCTCGGCGTCAGTTCACAAATGTTGATTACAGCCACGCCAAGTGGTCCACGATCGGATATTATTGGCGCCTATCGCATTATTGTGAATCGACTGCAGAAGCAATCGTGGCTGGCGCGGAAGCATGTGGAGATGGCGTTGCATCTGGAGCCGAAGCAGGAGAAACGCATCGAGCGACAATGTTGCATCTTGTAG